Genomic DNA from Candidatus Methanoperedens sp.:
ACTGTAAACGTCACGGAATTATTCAGGAACCCGGAAACATTTGACTCTGTCCGGAATAATGTTCTCCCGGAATTGATCAAACAGAAGGGAATTAATAATAAAGTTATCAAAATATGGAGTGCAGGGTGCTCAAATGGTGAAGAACCTTATTCGATCGCAATTATGTTGAATGAATTCCTTGGACATTCAATCAAAAGATATAATATTTCGATCCAGGCTACGGATATTGATGATGACTCCATTGCAAAAGCAGAAATGGCAATATTCCAGCCAAAACAGCTTGAAAAGATAGGCCAGGAAAGGATCAACCGGTTTTTCATAAAGAAAGACAATAATTACCAGGTCATTGATGAAGTAAAAAAACTTGTGAAAGTCAAACGCCATGACCTTATTTCGGGACCGAAATTATCAGGTTTTGATATTATATTTTGCAGGAATGTTACGATTTATTTTGAACAAAGTTTACAGGAGGTATTGTATATGAATTTTTATAATGCCCTGAATGAAGGGGGATATTTTGTCATGGGAAAGACTGAGACTCTGGTCGGGCCTTCAACCCAGCTTTTCAAACGTTTTGATTTGAAAGAAAGAATATTTCAAAAGAAGGAAAAATTATGAATGATATAAAAACTCTCACGGATTTCCAGAGCGATGCATTAAAGGAAGTTGGAAACATCGGGATCGGACATGCGACAACTTCTCTTTCACAGATGGTAAATAAACAGGTGGGGATATCGCTTCCCGAACTTAAACTGATACCTTTGCTCACGGTGCCAGCGCTTGTAAAGAATGAAGATCCTGTTGTCGGGATAATACTTGAACTCAACGGGGATGCAAAAGGTTTTGTGCTCCTTTTATTATCAAAACCAACTGCAAAGTTTTTGATAAGGCTTGTAATTGGTGAAGCCGATGTGACAAAAGGATTCGATGAAATGGAAACATCTGTCCTGAAGGAACTGGGTAATATTATGGGAGGTACATATATCTCTGCCCTTTCAAATTTCCTGTCAATAGCGATCGGTTTGTCCCCGCCATCGGATGTGTACGATATATCGGACGCGATAATTAACCAGGT
This window encodes:
- a CDS encoding protein-glutamate O-methyltransferase CheR, producing MMNLLSDIIHEDEKEFSELKLIIKRKIGFNCEDYKQPHLKRRLAVRLRATESKSYKDYAQMLSKSEDEVNKLKETLTVNVTELFRNPETFDSVRNNVLPELIKQKGINNKVIKIWSAGCSNGEEPYSIAIMLNEFLGHSIKRYNISIQATDIDDDSIAKAEMAIFQPKQLEKIGQERINRFFIKKDNNYQVIDEVKKLVKVKRHDLISGPKLSGFDIIFCRNVTIYFEQSLQEVLYMNFYNALNEGGYFVMGKTETLVGPSTQLFKRFDLKERIFQKKEKL
- a CDS encoding chemotaxis protein CheC, with translation MNDIKTLTDFQSDALKEVGNIGIGHATTSLSQMVNKQVGISLPELKLIPLLTVPALVKNEDPVVGIILELNGDAKGFVLLLLSKPTAKFLIRLVIGEADVTKGFDEMETSVLKELGNIMGGTYISALSNFLSIAIGLSPPSDVYDISDAIINQVVCLMSPDVEDVLFLKTQFDINSEKIDGKILIFTDSHSLTKMLEAINKLVGR